Proteins encoded within one genomic window of Micromonospora halotolerans:
- a CDS encoding helix-turn-helix domain-containing protein, with translation MATIALAATDGMLHFEFAMACEVFARDPSGLADPWYDLVVCGPGPVAIGRFRVEPDDGLDWLAHADTVIVPAVADIDADVPPELLDAVRAAHQAGARLVSLCTGAFVLAAAGVLDGLRATTHWAHTEELAARHPRVRVDPDVLYVDNGTVLASAGKAAAVDLCLHLIRRDHGSTVANAVARRLVVPPHRAGGQAQFVTTPVPARDDHPLADLLPWVMARLNRPLTVEDLARQANMSSRNLARHFVAATGTTPLQWLSTQRIRRAQELLENTDRSIDAIARAAGMGTATTLRRHFNRTVGVPPETYRRTFRSA, from the coding sequence ATGGCCACGATCGCGCTCGCCGCCACCGACGGGATGCTGCACTTCGAGTTCGCCATGGCGTGCGAGGTCTTCGCCCGCGACCCCTCGGGCCTGGCGGACCCGTGGTACGACCTCGTGGTCTGCGGCCCGGGCCCGGTCGCGATCGGCAGGTTCCGGGTGGAACCCGACGACGGCCTGGACTGGCTCGCCCACGCCGACACCGTGATCGTTCCCGCCGTGGCGGACATCGACGCGGACGTGCCGCCCGAGCTGCTCGACGCCGTCCGCGCGGCCCACCAGGCCGGCGCTCGGCTGGTCTCGCTGTGCACGGGCGCGTTCGTGCTGGCCGCCGCCGGGGTGCTGGACGGGCTGCGCGCCACCACGCACTGGGCCCACACCGAGGAGCTGGCCGCCCGTCATCCCCGGGTGCGGGTCGACCCGGACGTGCTCTACGTCGACAACGGCACCGTGCTCGCCTCCGCCGGCAAGGCCGCCGCGGTCGACCTGTGCCTGCACCTGATCCGGCGCGACCACGGCTCGACGGTGGCCAACGCCGTCGCCCGCCGCCTGGTCGTGCCGCCGCATCGCGCCGGCGGCCAGGCCCAGTTCGTCACCACCCCGGTGCCCGCCCGCGACGACCATCCCCTCGCCGACCTGCTGCCCTGGGTGATGGCACGGCTGAACCGTCCGCTCACCGTGGAGGACCTGGCCCGCCAGGCGAACATGAGCTCGCGCAACCTGGCCCGCCACTTCGTGGCGGCGACCGGCACCACCCCGCTGCAGTGGCTGTCGACGCAGCGGATCCGCCGGGCCCAGGAGCTGCTGGAGAACACCGACCGGAGCATCGACGCCATCGCGCGGGCGGCCGGCATGGGCACCGCCACGACGCTGCGCCGACACTTCAACCGGACCGTCGGCGTGCCGCCGGAGACCTACCGTCGCACTTTCCGCAGCGCCTGA
- a CDS encoding saccharopine dehydrogenase family protein yields the protein MGSGQTVAVFGAYGHTGRFVVAELRARGFVPLLLGRDAGRLRALAASHPGLEHRVASADDPASLDRALRGAAAVVNCAGPFASTAAPVIEAALRAGIPYVDVAAEIEANVDTFARFTDRARSAGVAVVPAMAFFGGLGDLLVTAAMGDWTAADEAHVAYGLSSWHPTAGTLASGTVSRERRDGRRVRYTGGRLEYHRGEGDLPVLEWTFPAPLGTRTVLGGFTMADVVTIPSHLSIPEVRTYMTTDAARDLAGPDTPAPAAVDELGRSAQTFTVDVVVRSGDRRRGVVASGRDIYAVSAPLAVEAVRRILAGLTRTTGVASAGEIFDAPDFLRALSAHLSVAARQDGN from the coding sequence ATGGGTTCGGGTCAGACCGTGGCGGTGTTCGGTGCGTACGGGCACACCGGGCGGTTCGTGGTGGCGGAGTTGCGCGCTCGCGGGTTCGTCCCGCTCCTGCTCGGCCGCGACGCGGGCCGGCTCCGGGCGCTGGCGGCGTCGCATCCGGGGCTCGAACACCGGGTGGCGTCGGCCGACGACCCGGCCTCGCTCGACCGGGCGTTGCGGGGCGCGGCCGCGGTCGTCAACTGCGCCGGCCCGTTCGCCTCGACGGCGGCCCCCGTCATCGAGGCGGCCCTGCGCGCCGGGATCCCGTACGTGGACGTGGCGGCGGAGATCGAGGCCAACGTCGACACCTTCGCGCGGTTCACCGACCGGGCCCGGAGCGCCGGCGTCGCGGTGGTCCCGGCGATGGCCTTCTTCGGCGGCCTCGGTGACCTGCTGGTCACGGCGGCGATGGGCGACTGGACGGCGGCCGACGAGGCGCACGTCGCGTACGGGCTGAGCAGTTGGCACCCCACGGCCGGGACCCTCGCCTCGGGCACCGTCTCCCGGGAGCGGCGGGACGGCCGGCGGGTCCGCTACACCGGTGGGCGGCTGGAGTACCACCGCGGCGAGGGCGACCTGCCGGTTCTGGAGTGGACCTTCCCCGCTCCGCTGGGTACCCGCACCGTCCTCGGCGGGTTCACGATGGCCGACGTGGTCACCATCCCCAGCCACCTGTCGATCCCCGAGGTGCGCACCTACATGACCACCGACGCCGCCCGGGACCTGGCCGGCCCGGACACGCCCGCACCGGCCGCGGTCGACGAGCTCGGCCGGTCCGCCCAGACGTTCACGGTCGACGTGGTCGTGCGCTCCGGCGACCGGCGGCGCGGCGTCGTCGCCAGCGGCCGGGACATCTACGCCGTCAGCGCGCCGCTGGCGGTCGAGGCGGTCCGGCGCATTCTCGCCGGTCTGACGCGGACGACCGGGGTCGCCTCGGCCGGCGAGATCTTCGACGCGCCGGATTTCCTCCGGGCATTGTCCGCCCACCTCTCGGTGGCCGCGCGCCAGGACGGCAATTAG
- a CDS encoding Fur family transcriptional regulator: MAPDFETQLRAVSLRVTRPRLAVLAALRDHPHVDTDTVIALVRADQPTVSHQTVYDVLRALTDAGLVRRIQPAGATARYESRVGDNHHHVVCRSCGAIADVDCAVGQAPCLTASDDQGFLVDEAEVVYWGTCPDCATERTSQRSASSEGH, translated from the coding sequence ATGGCGCCCGACTTCGAGACCCAGCTCCGCGCGGTCTCGTTGCGGGTCACCCGGCCCCGGTTGGCGGTGCTCGCCGCGCTGCGCGACCACCCGCACGTCGACACCGACACCGTGATCGCCCTGGTCCGGGCCGATCAACCCACGGTCTCCCACCAGACGGTGTACGACGTGCTGCGTGCCCTCACCGACGCCGGTCTGGTGCGGCGCATCCAGCCGGCGGGCGCCACGGCCCGGTACGAGTCGCGGGTGGGGGACAACCACCACCACGTCGTGTGCCGCTCCTGCGGGGCGATCGCCGACGTCGACTGCGCCGTGGGTCAGGCCCCGTGTCTCACCGCCTCCGACGACCAGGGGTTCCTGGTCGACGAGGCGGAGGTCGTCTACTGGGGCACCTGCCCCGACTGCGCGACCGAACGCACCTCCCAGCGATCCGCCAGTTCGGAAGGACATTGA
- the katG gene encoding catalase/peroxidase HPI: MSDTQDNAPSSAQGVDKKEAAGCPVAHDSVTAHGSESENPAIDSPTPKTGGRPRTNRDWWPNQLDLSVLHAHSPKGNPLGADFSYAKEFAKLDVEALKQDIVTVLTTSQDWWPADFGHYGGLMIRMSWHAAGTYRIEDGRGGAGDGGQRFAPLNSWPDNANLDKARRLLWPVKQKYGQKISWADLLVLAGNVALESMGFKTFGFGFGREDVWEPEEIFWGPEDTWLGDERYASEKEMVSGVGSTEMGLIYVNPEGPRGNADPLAAAHFIRETFARMAMNDEETVALIAGGHTFGKTHGAAVADNHVGPEPEGAPLEAQGLGWLSTHGTGNGPDTITSGLEVTWTDRPTQWSNRFFEILFGYEWELSTSPGGAKQWVAKDAEAIIPDPYDPSKKYKPTMLTTDLSLRVDPAYEKISRRFLENPDEFALAFAKAWYKLLHRDMGPIERFLGPWVPEPQLWQDPVPAVDHELVDDADVAALKAKVLESGLTTAQLISTAWASAASFRSTDKRGGANGARIRLEPQRSWEVNQPEQLATVLSTLEGIQQEFNSAGGAKKISLADLIVLAGSAAVEKAARDAGFDVTVPFRPGRTDASQEQTDVESFRVLEPRADGFRNYLRPGEKTQPEVLLIDRAYMLNLTAPEMTVLVGGLRSLGANVGGARHGVLTDRPGVLTNDFFANLLSPGTRWKASESEEHVYEIRDLATDQVKWTATAVDLIFGSNSQLRALAEVYASDDAREKFVTDFVAAWTKVMELDRFDVR, from the coding sequence ATGAGCGACACCCAGGACAACGCCCCCTCCAGCGCCCAGGGCGTGGACAAGAAGGAGGCGGCCGGCTGCCCGGTCGCGCACGACTCCGTGACCGCGCACGGCAGCGAGAGCGAGAACCCGGCGATCGACTCGCCGACCCCGAAGACCGGCGGTCGCCCGCGCACCAACCGGGACTGGTGGCCCAACCAGCTCGACCTGTCGGTGCTGCACGCGCACTCGCCCAAGGGCAACCCGCTGGGGGCGGACTTCAGCTACGCCAAGGAGTTCGCCAAGCTCGACGTCGAGGCCCTCAAGCAGGACATCGTCACCGTCCTCACCACCTCGCAGGACTGGTGGCCCGCCGACTTCGGGCACTACGGCGGCCTGATGATCCGGATGAGCTGGCACGCCGCCGGCACCTACCGGATCGAGGACGGTCGCGGCGGCGCCGGCGACGGCGGTCAGCGGTTCGCCCCGCTGAACAGCTGGCCGGACAACGCCAACCTCGACAAGGCCCGCCGGCTGCTCTGGCCGGTCAAGCAGAAGTACGGGCAGAAGATCTCGTGGGCCGACCTGCTCGTGCTCGCCGGCAACGTGGCCCTGGAGTCGATGGGCTTCAAGACCTTCGGCTTCGGCTTCGGCCGCGAGGACGTCTGGGAGCCCGAGGAGATCTTCTGGGGTCCGGAGGACACCTGGCTCGGTGACGAGCGCTACGCCTCCGAGAAGGAGATGGTGTCCGGCGTCGGGTCGACCGAGATGGGCCTCATCTACGTCAACCCGGAGGGTCCCCGCGGCAACGCCGACCCTCTCGCGGCGGCGCACTTCATCCGCGAGACCTTCGCCCGGATGGCGATGAACGACGAGGAGACCGTCGCCCTCATCGCCGGTGGCCACACCTTCGGCAAGACCCACGGCGCCGCCGTCGCCGACAACCACGTCGGCCCCGAGCCCGAGGGCGCCCCGCTGGAGGCGCAGGGCCTGGGCTGGCTGAGCACCCACGGCACCGGCAACGGCCCGGACACCATCACCAGCGGTCTCGAGGTGACCTGGACCGACCGGCCGACGCAGTGGAGCAACCGCTTCTTCGAGATCCTCTTCGGCTACGAGTGGGAGCTCAGCACGAGCCCCGGCGGCGCCAAGCAGTGGGTCGCCAAGGACGCCGAGGCGATCATCCCGGACCCGTACGACCCGTCGAAGAAGTACAAGCCGACGATGCTGACGACCGACCTGTCGCTGCGCGTCGACCCGGCGTACGAGAAGATCTCCCGCCGGTTCCTGGAGAACCCGGACGAGTTCGCGCTGGCGTTCGCCAAGGCCTGGTACAAGCTGCTGCACCGCGACATGGGCCCGATCGAGCGGTTCCTCGGGCCGTGGGTGCCGGAGCCCCAGCTGTGGCAGGACCCGGTGCCGGCCGTCGACCACGAGCTCGTGGACGACGCCGACGTCGCCGCGCTCAAGGCGAAGGTCCTGGAGTCCGGCCTCACGACCGCCCAGCTGATCTCCACCGCCTGGGCCTCCGCCGCGAGCTTCCGGTCCACCGACAAGCGCGGCGGCGCCAACGGCGCGCGGATCCGCCTCGAGCCGCAGCGCAGCTGGGAGGTCAACCAGCCCGAGCAGCTCGCGACGGTCCTGTCGACCCTGGAGGGCATCCAGCAGGAGTTCAACTCCGCCGGCGGCGCCAAGAAGATCTCGCTCGCGGACCTGATCGTGCTGGCCGGCTCGGCCGCGGTCGAGAAGGCGGCGCGCGACGCCGGCTTCGACGTGACCGTGCCGTTCCGCCCGGGCCGCACGGACGCCTCCCAGGAGCAGACCGACGTCGAGTCCTTCCGGGTCCTCGAGCCGCGCGCCGACGGGTTCCGCAACTACCTGCGTCCGGGTGAGAAGACCCAGCCGGAGGTGCTGCTCATCGACCGTGCCTACATGCTCAACCTGACCGCCCCGGAGATGACCGTCCTCGTCGGCGGCCTGCGCTCCCTCGGGGCCAACGTCGGCGGTGCGCGCCACGGCGTGCTCACCGACCGGCCCGGCGTGCTCACCAACGACTTCTTCGCCAACCTGCTCTCCCCGGGCACCCGGTGGAAGGCGTCGGAGTCCGAGGAGCACGTGTACGAGATCCGGGACCTGGCCACCGACCAGGTGAAGTGGACCGCCACCGCGGTCGACCTCATCTTCGGCTCCAACTCCCAGCTGCGGGCCCTCGCCGAGGTCTACGCCAGCGACGACGCGCGCGAGAAGTTCGTGACGGACTTCGTGGCCGCCTGGACCAAGGTCATGGAACTGGACCGGTTCGACGTCCGCTGA
- a CDS encoding iron chaperone, with amino-acid sequence MASTRTSGYEGFTAEERAAMKEHAQELRTAARRGSRADKEAEAERSVLAKIAEMPDSDRVMAERVHAVVTAAAPVLAPKLWYGMPAYARDGKVVCFFQSAQKFTARYATLGFSDQAKLDEGTMWANAFALTEVTPEVEARIAALVKRAVS; translated from the coding sequence ATGGCCAGCACCAGGACCAGCGGGTACGAGGGATTCACGGCCGAGGAGCGGGCCGCCATGAAGGAGCACGCCCAGGAGCTCAGGACCGCGGCGCGCCGGGGCTCGCGCGCGGACAAGGAGGCCGAGGCGGAGCGGAGCGTGCTCGCGAAGATCGCCGAGATGCCGGACTCGGACCGGGTCATGGCCGAGCGGGTCCACGCCGTCGTCACGGCCGCCGCGCCGGTCCTCGCGCCGAAGCTCTGGTACGGGATGCCCGCCTACGCGCGGGACGGCAAGGTGGTCTGCTTCTTCCAGAGCGCGCAGAAGTTCACGGCGCGCTACGCGACGCTCGGCTTCAGCGACCAGGCGAAGCTGGACGAGGGCACGATGTGGGCCAACGCTTTCGCCCTGACCGAGGTGACGCCCGAGGTGGAGGCGCGCATCGCCGCGCTCGTGAAGCGCGCGGTGAGCTGA
- a CDS encoding AfsR/SARP family transcriptional regulator encodes MRAEEGDTVGFSVLGSIRVVRAGAELRLGARQQRLVLALLLVRGGLPVTLAELVDLLWDEEAPASAANVVHRHVGMLRRLFEPELPTRAAGGHIHRELSGYRLRADEESLDLLRFRSLSRRAARRLQDGDPESALRHSLDGLRLWRGRCAAGLEPASRLHPAFLAVEAERAEAVRGAADAAERCGRLGAVLAPLRQAAEQHPFDESLQSRLLLALAADGRQAEAVEVYRAVRHRLAEDLGVDPGEELREAYDRVLHQRTRPARTGSPAPLPRPAQLPPDLPFFSGRDDLIAEARAAVARPGGPAVLAIDGMPGIGKTALAVHLAHGFAAGYPDGQLYVDLRGYDGHEPAMSSAEALRGFLGSLGVPQDGIPAELHAQAGLYRSSLAGRRLLILLDNCRDAEQIRHLLPGTPGCLVIVTSRSRLRGLLTTAGAHPLPVGLPSVEEARAALSRPLGAARVAADPAAIDAIIASCGRLPLALAVVAARAAGLPGTPPAQIAAELARAPGNLDGFDGDDPQTGLRAVFSWSYRALSAPAARLFRLLPIHPGPDISIAGAAGLAGVPLRSARALLGELSRAHLVTEDLPGRYRTHDLLLAYATELGEENDGPAERAAAELRCLAFYRATGYQAHRWLLASEYQPLIEPGPGETPLRFDGHGDAMRWFTAERHVLIALVGRAARQGRHTEAWQLALGMQHFFERSGRWADWTTTGEVALAAARAGGDLVGQARMHRSLAGAAYFRHEHETALGHLDRAVELLARLGLYGEMTRAGFNRAMILSAQGRHEEVIRALSAALGPWVAGDDKLLADVLVIMGASHAELGRADEAVRCAERAMALSRGARYRLGIAEAWEVLGRGHSARGELDRAVDCWRAAAVGYQEASAPAPAAEVLALLGDALAAAGDRDAAVRAWQEALALIPHAHTHTPTGRRLAGLLAAVTSGP; translated from the coding sequence GTGCGAGCGGAGGAGGGCGACACGGTCGGTTTCTCGGTGCTCGGCTCGATCCGGGTCGTCCGCGCCGGCGCCGAGCTGCGTCTGGGCGCCCGCCAGCAGCGCCTGGTGCTCGCGTTGCTGCTGGTCCGGGGCGGGCTGCCGGTCACCCTGGCCGAGCTGGTCGACCTGCTCTGGGACGAGGAGGCCCCGGCCAGCGCCGCGAACGTGGTGCACCGGCACGTCGGGATGCTCCGGCGGCTGTTCGAGCCCGAGCTGCCCACCCGGGCGGCGGGCGGGCACATCCACCGGGAGCTGTCGGGCTACCGGCTGCGCGCCGACGAGGAGTCCCTCGACCTGCTGAGGTTCCGGTCGCTGAGCCGGCGGGCGGCGCGCAGGCTGCAGGACGGCGATCCGGAGTCGGCGCTGCGGCATTCCCTCGACGGGCTGCGGCTGTGGCGCGGCCGGTGCGCCGCCGGTCTGGAACCGGCCTCCCGCCTGCACCCCGCGTTCCTCGCCGTGGAGGCCGAACGCGCCGAAGCTGTGCGCGGGGCCGCCGACGCCGCCGAGCGCTGCGGCCGGCTGGGCGCGGTGCTGGCGCCGCTGCGGCAGGCCGCCGAGCAGCACCCGTTCGACGAGTCGCTGCAGAGCCGCCTGCTGCTCGCCCTCGCCGCCGACGGCCGGCAGGCGGAGGCCGTCGAGGTGTACCGGGCGGTGCGCCACCGGCTCGCCGAGGACCTGGGCGTCGACCCCGGCGAGGAGCTGCGGGAGGCGTACGACCGGGTGCTGCACCAGCGCACCCGGCCCGCCCGTACCGGCTCGCCGGCGCCGCTCCCACGGCCCGCACAGCTGCCACCGGACCTGCCGTTCTTCAGCGGCCGGGACGACCTCATCGCGGAGGCCCGCGCGGCGGTCGCGCGCCCGGGCGGGCCGGCGGTGCTCGCCATCGACGGCATGCCCGGGATCGGCAAGACCGCCCTCGCCGTCCACCTCGCCCACGGGTTCGCCGCCGGCTACCCGGACGGGCAGCTGTACGTCGACCTGCGCGGATATGACGGGCACGAGCCGGCGATGAGCTCGGCCGAGGCGCTGCGCGGCTTCCTCGGCTCGCTCGGGGTGCCCCAGGACGGCATTCCCGCCGAGCTGCACGCCCAGGCCGGCCTGTACCGCAGCAGCCTCGCCGGCCGGCGGCTGCTCATCCTGCTCGACAACTGCCGCGACGCCGAGCAGATCCGGCACCTGCTGCCCGGCACCCCCGGCTGCCTGGTGATCGTCACCAGCCGCAGCCGGCTCAGAGGCCTGCTGACCACGGCCGGCGCCCACCCGTTGCCGGTCGGCCTGCCGAGCGTCGAGGAGGCCCGCGCGGCGCTGTCGCGGCCGCTGGGCGCGGCCCGCGTCGCGGCGGACCCGGCCGCGATCGACGCCATCATCGCCAGCTGCGGGCGGCTGCCGCTCGCGCTGGCGGTGGTGGCCGCCCGCGCGGCGGGCCTGCCGGGGACGCCACCGGCGCAGATCGCCGCGGAGCTGGCCCGAGCCCCCGGGAACCTGGACGGCTTCGACGGCGACGACCCGCAGACCGGGCTGCGTGCCGTCTTCTCCTGGTCCTACCGGGCGCTGTCCGCGCCGGCCGCCCGGCTCTTCCGGCTGCTGCCGATCCATCCCGGCCCGGACATCTCAATCGCCGGCGCGGCGGGACTGGCCGGCGTCCCCCTGCGGAGCGCGCGGGCACTGCTCGGCGAGCTGAGCCGCGCGCACCTGGTCACCGAGGACCTGCCGGGCCGCTACCGCACCCACGACCTGCTGCTGGCCTACGCCACCGAGCTCGGCGAGGAGAACGACGGCCCGGCCGAGCGCGCCGCCGCGGAGCTGCGCTGCCTGGCGTTCTACCGGGCCACCGGCTATCAGGCCCACCGGTGGCTGCTGGCCTCCGAGTACCAACCGCTGATCGAGCCGGGGCCGGGCGAGACGCCGCTGCGCTTCGACGGGCACGGTGACGCCATGCGCTGGTTCACCGCCGAGCGGCACGTCCTCATCGCGCTGGTCGGCCGGGCCGCCCGGCAGGGCCGGCACACCGAGGCCTGGCAGCTCGCCCTGGGGATGCAGCACTTCTTCGAACGCAGCGGCCGGTGGGCCGACTGGACGACGACCGGCGAGGTGGCCCTCGCGGCGGCCCGGGCGGGCGGCGACCTGGTCGGGCAGGCCCGGATGCACCGCAGCCTGGCCGGGGCGGCCTACTTCCGGCACGAGCACGAGACCGCGCTCGGGCATCTCGACCGGGCGGTCGAGCTGCTCGCCCGGCTCGGCCTGTACGGGGAGATGACCCGGGCCGGGTTCAACCGGGCGATGATCCTGAGCGCGCAGGGGCGCCACGAGGAGGTCATCCGGGCGCTCTCCGCGGCGCTGGGGCCGTGGGTGGCCGGCGACGACAAGCTGCTGGCGGACGTCCTGGTCATCATGGGCGCGAGCCACGCCGAACTGGGCCGGGCGGACGAGGCCGTGCGCTGCGCCGAGCGGGCGATGGCGCTGTCGCGCGGCGCGCGGTACCGGTTGGGCATCGCCGAGGCGTGGGAGGTGCTCGGCCGGGGGCATTCCGCCCGCGGGGAGCTCGACCGGGCGGTCGACTGCTGGCGCGCGGCCGCCGTCGGCTACCAGGAGGCCTCGGCGCCGGCGCCGGCCGCGGAGGTGCTTGCGCTGCTCGGCGACGCCCTCGCCGCCGCCGGCGACCGGGACGCCGCGGTACGGGCGTGGCAGGAGGCGCTGGCTCTGATCCCGCACGCGCACACGCACACGCCGACCGGCCGGCGACTGGCCGGCCTGCTCGCGGCGGTCACGTCCGGTCCGTGA
- a CDS encoding sigma-70 family RNA polymerase sigma factor: protein MLWTSDGSPAGRAERMTALHADHARAVLRLLLLLTRGQRQTAEDLLQETMLRAWRHLDSVPAEPEAARRWLLTVARRLVIDGVRRRQGRPAEVHLVDMTWIPAGDDTTGTALASYAVRRALRRLSPAQRSLLSEVFLVGRSTEEVAGRLGVPIGTVKSRTHHALRALRTGVQAA from the coding sequence GTGCTGTGGACGTCCGACGGATCTCCGGCCGGCCGGGCCGAGCGCATGACCGCGCTGCACGCGGACCATGCCCGTGCCGTGCTGCGTCTCCTGCTCCTGCTGACCCGCGGGCAGCGGCAGACCGCCGAGGACCTGCTGCAGGAGACGATGCTGCGCGCCTGGCGGCACCTCGACTCGGTGCCGGCCGAGCCCGAGGCCGCCCGCCGCTGGCTCCTCACCGTCGCCCGGCGGCTCGTCATCGACGGGGTCCGGCGCCGGCAGGGCCGCCCCGCCGAGGTCCATCTCGTCGACATGACCTGGATTCCGGCCGGTGACGACACGACCGGCACCGCGCTGGCGTCGTACGCCGTCCGGCGCGCGCTGCGCCGGCTGAGCCCGGCGCAGCGCAGCCTGCTCTCCGAGGTGTTCCTGGTCGGGCGGTCGACGGAGGAGGTCGCGGGCCGGCTGGGGGTGCCGATCGGCACCGTGAAGTCCCGGACCCACCACGCCCTGCGCGCTCTGCGCACCGGCGTCCAGGCGGCCTGA
- a CDS encoding AfsR/SARP family transcriptional regulator, producing the protein MTTPLSFAVLGPVRGWRGRSELDLGTRQQRLILALLLVRAGGAVSVAELVDLLWESDPPPSAVNVVHRHVGALRRRFEPDLPTRAAGSVLIRDGAGYRLLIEEDSLDLLRFRRLVDRAGGSSGAAGVELYREALALWRDRCAANLRAGGRTHPEFVAVDGEWFAAVRAATDAALRAGSVPAVLPAIRLAAEQEPLDEGLQARLLLALAADGRRAEALAAYADIEHRLADELGIRPGADLRAARDRLLDHDAAPGGSRPWPGAGPASIRSAAPPDVTAAGSAPAGPEAAPSTGAGRPAQLPADHPYFSGRRDLVAAAEGLLAGDRPPAALVIDGMPGVGKTTLAVHLAHRLAARYPDGQLYADLRGFGSGDSMLTPAEALRGFLWSLGVAPAAIPAELHAQAGLYRSILAERRMLILLDNCRDWDQVRHLLPGTGGSLVIATGRRRITGGAGPAGAHPLHLDLLTDAEARELLTRWLGDATAADPAAVDEIVARCGGLPLALALVATRALGRPALSLPAVAGELAGAGGRLAGFGDAHADLETVFSWSYRALTPGAARLFRLLPRHPAGAVSTEAAAALAGLSPRTARGLLAELAAHLLVRPDDGRWRMHDLLRAYAAELAEEHDDAAEGIHPAHPYPMTSHATVTPDAAPVGAAPGDHPQYR; encoded by the coding sequence ATGACCACCCCGCTCTCCTTCGCCGTTCTCGGCCCGGTGCGGGGCTGGCGCGGCCGGTCCGAGCTCGACCTGGGCACCCGGCAGCAGCGGCTGATCCTGGCGCTCCTGCTCGTCCGGGCGGGCGGCGCGGTCAGCGTCGCCGAGCTCGTCGACCTGCTCTGGGAATCCGACCCCCCGCCCAGCGCGGTCAACGTGGTGCACCGGCACGTCGGGGCGCTCCGGCGGCGCTTCGAGCCGGACCTGCCGACGCGGGCGGCGGGCTCGGTGCTCATCCGCGACGGCGCCGGGTACCGGCTGCTGATCGAGGAGGATTCGCTCGACCTGCTGCGCTTCCGGCGCCTGGTCGACCGGGCCGGTGGCAGTTCCGGCGCGGCGGGCGTCGAGCTCTACCGGGAGGCGCTGGCGCTGTGGCGCGACCGGTGCGCCGCGAACCTGCGGGCCGGCGGCCGTACCCATCCGGAGTTCGTCGCCGTCGACGGCGAGTGGTTCGCCGCCGTCCGGGCGGCGACCGACGCCGCGCTGCGGGCCGGCAGCGTCCCCGCGGTGCTGCCCGCGATCCGGCTGGCCGCCGAGCAGGAGCCGCTGGACGAGGGACTCCAGGCGCGGCTGCTGCTCGCGCTCGCCGCGGACGGCCGGCGGGCCGAGGCCCTCGCGGCGTACGCCGACATCGAGCACCGGCTCGCCGACGAGCTCGGCATCCGGCCGGGCGCCGACCTGCGAGCGGCCCGGGACCGCCTGCTCGACCACGACGCTGCGCCCGGCGGCTCCCGGCCGTGGCCCGGCGCCGGACCGGCCTCCATCCGGTCCGCAGCGCCGCCCGACGTGACGGCGGCCGGATCTGCGCCGGCCGGGCCGGAGGCCGCGCCGTCGACCGGTGCCGGGCGGCCGGCGCAGTTGCCGGCCGACCATCCGTACTTCAGCGGCCGCCGCGACCTGGTGGCCGCCGCGGAGGGGCTGCTGGCCGGCGATCGGCCGCCCGCCGCGCTGGTCATCGACGGCATGCCCGGGGTGGGGAAGACCACCCTGGCGGTGCACCTGGCCCACCGGCTCGCCGCCCGCTACCCCGACGGGCAGTTGTACGCCGACCTGCGCGGCTTCGGCTCCGGCGACTCGATGCTGACACCGGCCGAGGCGCTGCGCGGCTTCCTGTGGTCGCTGGGGGTCGCGCCGGCCGCCATCCCGGCCGAGCTGCACGCGCAGGCCGGCCTCTACCGCAGCATCCTGGCCGAGCGCCGGATGCTGATCCTGCTCGACAACTGCCGCGACTGGGACCAGGTCCGACACCTGCTGCCCGGCACCGGCGGGAGCCTCGTCATCGCCACCGGCCGCCGCCGGATCACCGGCGGGGCCGGCCCGGCGGGCGCCCACCCGCTGCACCTCGACCTGCTGACCGACGCCGAGGCCCGTGAACTGCTCACCCGCTGGCTCGGCGACGCGACGGCCGCCGACCCGGCCGCCGTCGACGAGATCGTCGCCCGGTGCGGCGGGCTGCCGCTGGCCCTGGCGCTGGTCGCCACCCGTGCCCTCGGCCGGCCCGCGCTCAGCCTGCCGGCGGTCGCCGGTGAGCTGGCCGGGGCCGGCGGCCGGCTGGCCGGTTTCGGGGACGCACACGCCGATCTGGAGACGGTCTTCTCCTGGTCCTACCGGGCCCTGACGCCCGGGGCGGCCCGGCTCTTCCGGTTGCTGCCCCGACACCCGGCCGGGGCGGTGAGCACGGAGGCGGCGGCCGCCCTGGCCGGCCTGTCCCCGCGCACCGCCCGCGGCCTGCTCGCCGAGCTGGCGGCGCACCTGCTGGTGCGGCCCGACGACGGCCGGTGGCGGATGCACGACCTGCTGCGGGCCTACGCCGCGGAGCTGGCGGAGGAGCACGACGACGCCGCGGAGGGGATACACCCGGCACACCCGTACCCGATGACGTCGCACGCCACGGTGACCCCGGACGCGGCGCCGGTGGGCGCCGCGCCCGGGGACCACCCTCAGTACCGGTAG